One Mycobacterium sp. SMC-4 DNA window includes the following coding sequences:
- a CDS encoding alpha/beta hydrolase-fold protein codes for MRAVMRSVLAAVAAVALWSAGLAPWAPGAAPAHAQGVEFLMVPSPAMGRDIPVAFQGGGPHAVVLLDAFNAAPDVSNWVTAGNAMNTLAGSGVSVVAPAGGAWSMYTNWEQDGSKQWETFLADELPNWLSANKGLAPGGHGIVGAAQGGTGALTMAAFHPNRYRYAGSLSGFLTPSATTMNGAITAGLAQFGGVDTRNMWGLPQLGRWKWHDPDVHVQLLVNNNTRLWVYSPSATTCTDPAAMIGYCDQAQGSNRTFYQHYRGTGGGNGHFDFPNSGNHDWGSWSAQLAAMSGELAAVLR; via the coding sequence ATGCGTGCGGTGATGCGTTCTGTCCTGGCCGCGGTGGCGGCCGTGGCGCTGTGGTCCGCCGGGCTGGCCCCATGGGCACCGGGCGCCGCGCCGGCCCACGCTCAGGGCGTGGAGTTCCTGATGGTGCCCTCACCGGCGATGGGGCGCGACATCCCGGTCGCGTTCCAGGGCGGCGGTCCGCACGCGGTGGTGCTGCTCGACGCCTTCAACGCCGCACCCGATGTCAGCAACTGGGTCACCGCCGGGAATGCGATGAACACCCTGGCCGGCTCGGGTGTCTCGGTGGTCGCACCCGCGGGCGGCGCGTGGAGCATGTACACCAACTGGGAGCAGGACGGCAGCAAACAGTGGGAGACGTTCCTGGCTGACGAGTTGCCGAACTGGCTGTCCGCCAACAAGGGTCTGGCCCCGGGCGGCCACGGCATCGTCGGCGCGGCGCAGGGCGGTACCGGGGCGCTGACCATGGCGGCGTTCCACCCCAACCGGTACCGCTACGCCGGGTCGCTGTCGGGCTTTCTGACACCGTCGGCGACGACGATGAACGGCGCCATCACCGCCGGGCTTGCGCAGTTCGGCGGTGTGGACACCCGCAACATGTGGGGCCTGCCTCAGCTGGGCCGGTGGAAGTGGCACGATCCCGACGTCCACGTGCAGTTGCTGGTGAACAACAACACCCGGCTGTGGGTCTACAGCCCCTCGGCTACCACCTGCACCGACCCTGCGGCGATGATCGGATACTGCGATCAGGCCCAGGGCAGCAACCGGACCTTCTACCAGCACTACCGCGGGACCGGCGGCGGTAACGGACACTTCGACTTCCCCAACTCGGGCAACCATGACTGGGGTTCCTGGAGTGCCCAGCTGGCCGCCATGTCAGGTGAGCTGGCTGCGGTCCTGCGCTGA
- a CDS encoding DUF732 domain-containing protein, giving the protein MAGLSALLAVPAVWLTGCSPGDDMTSGLTSEMEPAPVHGQSGPNLPGPGVPGEESNALVVTDRQRAYLDELHAAGIEPVNDLTALSIGSYVCQARAARQSDEAVWDFIAPMVRTDPDDPALHDTTADYIRIATDRLC; this is encoded by the coding sequence ATGGCAGGACTGTCCGCGCTGCTCGCTGTGCCGGCAGTGTGGCTGACCGGTTGTTCGCCCGGTGACGACATGACGTCGGGATTGACCTCAGAGATGGAGCCCGCGCCGGTGCACGGTCAGTCCGGCCCCAATCTGCCGGGCCCAGGGGTGCCGGGTGAGGAATCCAACGCGCTGGTGGTCACCGACCGGCAGCGCGCCTACCTCGACGAACTACACGCCGCCGGTATCGAGCCGGTCAACGACCTGACGGCGCTGAGCATCGGTTCTTATGTGTGTCAGGCCCGGGCGGCCAGGCAGTCCGACGAGGCGGTGTGGGACTTCATCGCGCCGATGGTGCGCACCGACCCGGACGACCCGGCGTTGCATGACACGACGGCCGACTACATTCGCATCGCGACCGACCGACTCTGCTAA
- a CDS encoding esterase family protein: MKLVGRLRGAAKVSWRRFTVAALVAAVLPALITTIGGSATAGAFSRPGLPVEYLMVPSSAMGRDIKVQFQSGGANAPGVYLLDGLRAQEDFNGWDINTAAFEWYLDSGLAVIMPVGGQSSFYTDWYKPACGKAGCSTYNWETFLTQELPAYLAANKGVNPNRNAAVGLSMAGSAALTMAIHHPQQFQYAGALSGFLNLSEGWWPMLVGISMGDAGGYKAEDMWGPSSDPAWKRNDPMVNIDRLVANNTRIWIFCGNGKPAELDAGMTSGNLFNAKFLEGFTLRTNKTFQEEYIAAGGKNGVFNFPANGTHQWAYWGQQLQQMKPDIQRVLGAVPQPSAPVEPAPDAAAPVEPVSAGG; encoded by the coding sequence ATGAAGTTGGTTGGGAGGCTGCGCGGGGCAGCGAAGGTCTCGTGGCGCCGGTTCACGGTGGCAGCCCTGGTGGCGGCCGTGCTACCCGCCTTGATCACAACTATCGGAGGCTCGGCGACCGCGGGGGCGTTCTCCCGGCCCGGTCTGCCGGTCGAGTACCTGATGGTGCCGTCGTCGGCGATGGGCCGCGACATCAAGGTGCAGTTCCAGAGTGGGGGAGCCAACGCACCGGGCGTGTACCTGCTCGACGGCCTGCGGGCGCAGGAGGACTTCAACGGCTGGGATATCAACACCGCCGCGTTCGAGTGGTACCTGGACTCCGGCCTGGCCGTGATCATGCCGGTCGGCGGCCAGTCCAGCTTCTACACCGACTGGTACAAGCCGGCGTGCGGCAAGGCCGGTTGCAGCACGTACAACTGGGAGACGTTCCTGACCCAGGAACTGCCCGCCTATCTCGCCGCGAACAAGGGCGTGAATCCCAATCGCAACGCTGCCGTCGGCCTGTCGATGGCCGGGTCGGCCGCGCTGACGATGGCCATCCATCACCCCCAGCAGTTCCAGTACGCCGGCGCGCTGTCGGGCTTCCTGAACCTCTCCGAGGGTTGGTGGCCGATGCTGGTCGGTATCTCGATGGGTGACGCCGGCGGTTACAAGGCCGAGGACATGTGGGGACCATCGAGCGATCCCGCATGGAAGCGCAACGATCCGATGGTCAACATCGACCGGCTGGTTGCCAACAACACCCGGATCTGGATCTTCTGCGGCAACGGCAAGCCGGCAGAACTCGATGCGGGGATGACCTCGGGCAACCTGTTCAACGCGAAGTTCCTGGAAGGTTTCACGCTGCGGACCAACAAGACCTTCCAGGAGGAGTACATCGCCGCCGGCGGTAAGAACGGCGTGTTCAACTTCCCCGCCAACGGCACCCACCAGTGGGCGTACTGGGGTCAGCAGCTGCAGCAGATGAAGCCCGACATCCAGCGGGTGCTCGGCGCGGTGCCGCAGCCGTCGGCACCGGTGGAGCCCGCGCCGGACGCGGCTGCCCCGGTCGAACCGGTTTCTGCGGGCGGCTGA